In the genome of Populus nigra chromosome 9, ddPopNigr1.1, whole genome shotgun sequence, one region contains:
- the LOC133703829 gene encoding probable glutathione S-transferase, with protein sequence MADEVTLMLEFQAGAPFSGRVRIALAEKGVKYDVYSEQNPRDEITKLLLQMKPVSKQLPTLIHNGRPVCESLIIVQYVDDAWKGKAPLLPSDPYQRAQSRFWADFIDKKVFEITKKIWTTKGEELEGAKKDFIECLKLLEGELGDKPYFGGENLGYVDVAFVPFYCWFYAYETCGNFSIEAECPKIIAWAKRCMQKESVSKSLEDPKKVYEFVLERRKRFGVD encoded by the exons ATGGCTGATGAGGTGACACTAATGCTGGAATTTCAGGCAGGCGCCCCTTTTAGTGGAAGAGTGAGAATAGCATTGGCAGAGAAGGGAGTCAAGTATGATGTGTACAGTGAACAGAACCCGAGGGACGAGATCACTAAATTGCTTCTTCAGATGAAACCAGTATCCAAGCAGCTCCCAACTCTCATCCACAATGGAAGACCAGTTTGTGAGTCCCTTATTATTGTTCAGTATGTCGACGATGCATGGAAGGGAAAGGCCCCTCTCCTGCCTTCTGATCCTTACCAAAGAGCCCAGTCCAGATTCTGGGCAGATTTTATTGACAAGAAG GTATTTGAGATTACTAAGAAGATATGGACTACGAAAGGAGAAGAACTGGAGGGAGCAAAAAAGGATTTTATCGAGTGCCTCAAGCTGTTGGAAGGAGAGCTTGGAGACAAGCCTTATTTCGGCGGAGAGAACCTCGGGTATGTGGATGTTGCGTTCGTTCCTTTCTACTGCTGGTTTTATGCCTATGAGACCTGTGGAAACTTCAGCATAGAGGCAGAGTGCCCCAAGATCATTGCATGGGCTAAGAGATGCATGCAAAAAGAGAGTGTATCCAAGTCTCTTGAAGACCCAAAAAAGGTGTACGAGTTCGTTTTGGAGCGCAGGAAGAGGTTTGGGGTGGATTAA